In bacterium, the following are encoded in one genomic region:
- a CDS encoding sugar-binding protein, whose protein sequence is MKRKIEFFKIFFILILSSSFLYAHLCDNVFRQADSLIVKPETYSLVVKDKTTFKIFLQNNMDRGIAEISLIPESSAFDFEVTPKKMSIPKGRQVYFEVTIYPKPEIKTGNYSIKFKLVGGGREFKSFTLGSTMEEKKETQIDISKLPNIKPIETPPVIDGLFGDEAWKKATVLSNFTSTKGSEAIYKTWTLLTYDRNNLYIGIYCRDENLQNLTSDDKVEIILSPSGNGSGYVLSFSPVGNPVYKKYDKTKQVSEWNPYGIKYAVNKVQNYWGIEISLPFSSMNISSPKEKEIWSIRITRFKTSGIQETSFWAMDITGYHSEKNLGKIVLNP, encoded by the coding sequence ATGAAAAGGAAAATTGAGTTTTTTAAAATTTTTTTTATTTTGATTTTATCATCTTCGTTTCTCTATGCGCATCTTTGTGATAATGTTTTTAGACAGGCAGATTCTTTAATTGTAAAACCGGAAACATATTCTCTCGTAGTAAAAGATAAAACAACTTTCAAAATATTTCTTCAGAATAATATGGATAGAGGAATTGCTGAAATAAGTTTAATTCCTGAAAGTTCTGCTTTTGATTTTGAAGTAACTCCTAAAAAAATGTCAATACCAAAAGGAAGACAGGTCTATTTTGAAGTTACAATTTATCCAAAACCTGAAATAAAAACAGGTAATTACTCCATAAAATTTAAACTTGTTGGAGGAGGAAGAGAATTTAAGTCATTTACTCTTGGAAGCACTATGGAAGAAAAAAAAGAAACACAAATTGATATAAGTAAACTACCAAATATTAAACCAATAGAAACTCCTCCTGTAATTGATGGTCTATTTGGAGATGAAGCATGGAAAAAAGCAACAGTTCTTTCTAATTTCACTTCTACAAAAGGTTCTGAAGCAATTTATAAAACATGGACACTTTTAACATATGACAGAAATAATCTTTATATTGGAATATACTGCAGGGATGAAAATTTACAGAATTTAACTTCGGATGATAAAGTTGAAATAATTCTCTCTCCTTCTGGAAATGGCTCAGGATATGTTTTAAGTTTTTCACCTGTTGGAAATCCTGTATATAAAAAGTACGATAAAACAAAACAGGTTTCTGAATGGAATCCGTATGGAATAAAATATGCTGTGAATAAAGTTCAAAATTACTGGGGTATTGAAATATCTTTACCTTTTTCTTCAATGAATATTAGTTCTCCAAAAGAAAAAGAAATATGGTCTATAAGAATTACAAGATTTAAAACAAGTGGAATACAGGAAACAAGTTTCTGGGCAATGGATATAACAGGTTATCACAGTGAGAAAAATCTCGGGAAGATAGTCCTGAATCCTTAA
- a CDS encoding 4Fe-4S binding protein — translation MRNKISFLRRVVQIVSLILIVYGGYIFKTRLEAETGKPLFPKLKAPEDAMSTTKFEKGKILWPSGTNPVLENYPPSLICRFNPRGGLFKACIFHFISENLTWQTHIKYLLPHLTLFILLCFLFGRIWCGWVCPIGTVGDFITSIRKKMNIPAKRFPSGFRVSLRLFSYGIMAIAFFISTLIGIPNFRRFQCYLFLPYCQICPARLICPLFGLIKPGWKDFENAITSTFTILAWIVMGIFLAAFYFGRRIWCHLCPVGLINSWFNRGAGIELKKKAVNCNKCGLCTETCPMGLTEMYDKNTDGIYNQNGCIMCLRCVEICPKDGCLSVSFFGKKITESKFK, via the coding sequence ATGAGAAACAAAATTTCTTTTTTAAGAAGGGTTGTTCAAATTGTATCACTGATTTTAATTGTTTATGGTGGCTATATTTTTAAAACAAGATTGGAAGCAGAAACAGGAAAACCATTATTCCCAAAATTAAAAGCACCTGAAGATGCTATGTCAACAACAAAGTTTGAAAAAGGAAAAATACTCTGGCCATCAGGAACAAACCCTGTTTTAGAAAATTATCCACCATCTCTTATATGCAGATTTAACCCAAGAGGTGGATTATTTAAAGCATGTATATTTCATTTTATTTCTGAAAATTTAACATGGCAGACACATATAAAATATTTACTCCCTCATTTAACACTATTTATTTTACTCTGTTTTCTTTTTGGAAGGATATGGTGTGGATGGGTATGTCCAATAGGAACAGTTGGAGATTTTATAACTTCAATAAGGAAAAAAATGAATATACCTGCAAAAAGATTTCCTTCGGGTTTTCGAGTTTCTTTAAGATTATTTTCTTATGGAATAATGGCTATTGCTTTTTTTATTTCTACATTAATAGGAATACCAAATTTCAGAAGATTTCAATGTTATCTTTTTTTGCCGTACTGTCAAATATGTCCTGCCCGTCTTATATGTCCTTTATTCGGCTTGATTAAACCTGGTTGGAAAGATTTTGAAAATGCTATCACTTCAACATTTACAATTCTTGCATGGATTGTTATGGGAATTTTTCTTGCTGCATTTTATTTTGGAAGAAGAATATGGTGTCATCTATGCCCTGTTGGTCTTATAAATTCATGGTTTAACAGAGGAGCAGGAATTGAACTTAAAAAGAAAGCGGTAAATTGTAATAAATGTGGACTCTGTACTGAAACATGCCCGATGGGACTTACTGAAATGTACGATAAAAATACAGATGGTATTTATAACCAAAATGGATGTATTATGTGTTTAAGATGTGTTGAAATATGTCCAAAGGATGGTTGTTTATCAGTTAGTTTCTTCGGGAAAAAAATTACAGAATCAAAATTTAAATAA
- the ispG gene encoding flavodoxin-dependent (E)-4-hydroxy-3-methylbut-2-enyl-diphosphate synthase gives MKNTKIVKIGNICIGGKNPVAIQGMTKVPTSNLPVLKKQIKKMIKEGAEIIRFSVLNEYDTDSIPVLKKEFQIPFVADIHYDWRLAKLSIEKGIDKIRINPGNIEKKYLKEIIKVAKDYNIPIRIGLNSGSVKLKGDLVSSLIDSAKDIVKFFEDNNFFSIVISLKTPFVKETIEAYRKISEIFDYPLHLGITEAGTGYLAISKSILGIGILLNEGIGDTIRVSLTGPPEEEIKVAKSILQSLNLRIFEPEIISCPTCGRMKVNLKEVLERVKKEIKKIEKKYPEIKELKIAVMGCSVNGPGEAKQADIGIAGGDKKWALFKKGKIIGTYKESKIVEKLIEEITPDHPTFKVDSED, from the coding sequence ATGAAAAATACAAAGATTGTTAAAATAGGAAATATCTGCATAGGTGGAAAAAATCCAGTTGCAATTCAGGGAATGACAAAAGTTCCTACCTCAAATCTTCCTGTTTTAAAAAAACAGATAAAAAAAATGATAAAAGAAGGTGCAGAGATAATTAGGTTTTCGGTTCTAAATGAATATGATACAGATTCAATACCTGTTTTAAAAAAAGAATTCCAAATACCATTTGTTGCAGATATTCATTATGACTGGCGCTTGGCAAAATTATCAATTGAAAAAGGAATAGATAAAATAAGAATAAATCCAGGAAATATTGAAAAGAAGTATTTGAAAGAAATAATAAAGGTAGCGAAAGATTATAATATTCCGATAAGAATAGGTTTGAATTCAGGTTCGGTTAAATTAAAAGGAGATTTGGTTTCTTCTTTAATTGATTCAGCAAAAGATATAGTTAAGTTTTTTGAAGATAATAATTTTTTTTCAATTGTGATTTCTTTAAAAACACCATTTGTAAAAGAAACAATAGAAGCATACAGAAAAATATCGGAAATTTTTGATTATCCATTACATCTTGGAATAACAGAGGCAGGAACTGGTTATCTTGCAATATCAAAATCAATTCTTGGTATTGGAATTTTATTGAATGAAGGGATAGGAGATACAATAAGAGTTTCTTTAACAGGTCCACCAGAAGAAGAAATAAAAGTTGCAAAATCAATTTTACAGTCATTAAATTTAAGAATATTTGAACCTGAAATAATATCATGTCCTACCTGTGGAAGAATGAAGGTAAATTTAAAAGAAGTTCTTGAAAGAGTAAAGAAAGAGATTAAAAAAATTGAAAAAAAATATCCTGAAATAAAAGAATTGAAGATAGCAGTCATGGGCTGTTCAGTGAATGGTCCTGGAGAAGCAAAGCAGGCAGATATAGGGATTGCAGGTGGAGATAAAAAATGGGCATTATTCAAAAAAGGCAAAATAATAGGCACATATAAAGAAAGCAAAATAGTTGAAAAACTCATTGAAGAAATTACACCCGACCATCCCACCTTTAAGGTGGACAGTGAAGATTAA
- a CDS encoding 2-hydroxyacyl-CoA dehydratase family protein, with protein MKKENKKFIDEKYCKILENLYDKKPEIFTDYKKEGEKYKRFSHLKTINYFYNVIIDTEKLKKIKGKKPIVGYFCALVPEELIIASGGIPIRLCNEDLHCAESGEEIIQGDICPLIKAICGSLSQNEINNFDLLVITGSCDGKVKLAEILSPVVKDIYFLDIPRNSDYKESIEIWEKAYSDFYEYLKKKFKTKPKRNDLIEVCKMTNERTRIFRKIYDLRGKKTGIMNSFDYFIMANASFFTSIEEWTDNAKKLYDEISKIEIKKNKYNKKILLAGPPIIFPNFKILEILEEVGCYVACDTMCSAYGHLYNPVEIDEETEKSVIRTLTLKYIAPSLCSCFIGIDKQINAILEFVEKYNLDGVVYYNLRLCNVFEIQIPVLRNILKEKGIPFLSLKTDLSKEDTGQLKTRIEAFIEMIG; from the coding sequence ATGAAAAAAGAAAATAAAAAATTTATTGATGAAAAATACTGTAAAATTCTTGAAAATCTTTATGACAAAAAACCGGAAATTTTTACTGATTATAAAAAAGAAGGAGAAAAATATAAGAGATTTTCTCATTTAAAAACTATTAATTATTTTTACAATGTTATAATTGATACTGAAAAATTGAAAAAAATAAAAGGAAAAAAACCTATTGTTGGATATTTTTGTGCACTTGTTCCTGAGGAATTAATAATTGCATCTGGTGGAATACCTATAAGATTATGTAACGAGGATTTGCACTGTGCTGAATCTGGAGAAGAAATAATTCAAGGAGATATATGTCCTTTAATAAAAGCAATCTGTGGAAGTTTATCACAAAATGAAATAAATAATTTTGACCTTCTTGTTATTACAGGTTCATGTGATGGTAAAGTTAAACTTGCTGAAATATTAAGTCCTGTTGTAAAGGATATTTATTTTCTTGATATACCGAGAAACAGTGATTATAAAGAAAGTATTGAAATATGGGAAAAAGCATATTCTGATTTTTATGAGTATTTAAAAAAGAAATTCAAAACAAAACCGAAAAGAAATGACCTGATAGAGGTTTGCAAAATGACAAACGAAAGAACAAGAATTTTCAGAAAAATTTATGATTTAAGGGGTAAAAAAACAGGTATAATGAACTCTTTTGATTATTTCATAATGGCGAATGCTTCTTTCTTTACTTCAATAGAAGAATGGACAGATAATGCCAAAAAACTTTATGATGAAATATCAAAAATTGAAATAAAGAAAAATAAATATAACAAAAAAATCCTACTTGCAGGGCCTCCAATAATTTTCCCAAATTTTAAAATTCTTGAAATACTGGAAGAAGTTGGTTGTTATGTTGCCTGTGATACAATGTGTTCTGCCTACGGTCATCTTTACAATCCTGTTGAGATAGATGAAGAAACAGAAAAAAGTGTTATAAGAACTCTTACACTCAAATATATTGCTCCAAGTTTATGCTCCTGTTTTATTGGAATTGACAAACAGATAAATGCAATTTTAGAATTTGTTGAAAAATATAATCTTGATGGAGTTGTTTATTATAATTTAAGGTTATGCAATGTTTTTGAAATACAGATACCTGTTTTAAGAAATATACTAAAAGAAAAGGGAATACCTTTTTTATCATTAAAGACAGATTTAAGTAAAGAGGATACAGGACAGTTAAAAACAAGAATAGAAGCATTTATAGAAATGATAGGATAG
- a CDS encoding acyl-CoA dehydratase activase → MRIKAGIDIGSVTTKCVIVEDGIIKGKAITRTTAEPEKCAEIVLNKAIEESGIKESDIESIVSTGYGRRIFRKANKIITEITGVAKGAYYLIGKKKCIVIDVGGQDTKVVEVSENGEVVDFLMNDKCAAGTGRFLEMMANVFGIDVENFSNLAMNSKNPVKINSTCSVFAESEVVSLITSGTPKEDIAGGLFNSIASRIAGMVRQFGQSELIVFCGGGAKITALKYSIEKVIEKEIIVLPEPQFVVAFGAAITE, encoded by the coding sequence ATGAGGATTAAAGCAGGAATAGATATCGGTTCAGTTACTACAAAATGTGTTATTGTGGAAGATGGGATTATAAAGGGTAAAGCAATAACGAGAACAACAGCAGAACCTGAAAAATGTGCTGAAATCGTTTTAAATAAAGCAATTGAAGAAAGTGGAATAAAAGAAAGTGATATTGAGAGTATTGTTTCAACTGGATATGGAAGAAGAATTTTCAGAAAAGCAAATAAAATAATAACTGAAATAACAGGAGTTGCAAAAGGTGCTTATTATCTTATCGGAAAGAAAAAATGTATTGTAATTGATGTTGGAGGTCAGGATACAAAAGTCGTTGAAGTAAGCGAAAATGGTGAAGTCGTTGATTTTTTGATGAATGATAAATGTGCTGCTGGGACAGGAAGATTTCTTGAAATGATGGCAAATGTCTTTGGAATTGATGTAGAAAATTTTTCAAATCTTGCAATGAATTCAAAAAATCCTGTGAAGATAAATTCAACCTGTAGTGTTTTTGCTGAAAGTGAGGTTGTTTCATTGATTACTTCAGGAACACCGAAAGAAGATATAGCAGGTGGACTTTTTAATTCAATTGCTTCAAGAATTGCAGGAATGGTAAGACAGTTTGGACAAAGTGAATTAATAGTTTTCTGTGGGGGTGGAGCAAAAATTACAGCATTAAAATACTCAATAGAAAAAGTTATTGAAAAAGAAATAATAGTTTTGCCTGAACCTCAATTTGTTGTTGCTTTTGGTGCTGCAATTACAGAATAA